From Mus musculus strain C57BL/6J chromosome 17, GRCm38.p6 C57BL/6J, the proteins below share one genomic window:
- the 4930488N24Rik gene encoding sperm motility kinase Y-like isoform X2, with protein sequence MPGNEPTGTESFSGRTSSDSWSSCSIQDTWNDSGGSTSSDSMPAHIEEELPPPSPQPSNPEDRELYSQYNVVRTIGHGTHAKVLLAQHRLTGTPVAIKVLAKNKPWFQPAMEETNIMKKIKHPNIVSLLQVIETKKRGYLIMELVEGQELYEYIKNSGHIEEDEARQIFLQILSAVSYCHRHGIVHRDLKPDNIMIDNKGSIKIIDFGLSTQVKPGDLLDEPCGAYAFGAPELFLWERYDGTKSDLWALGVILYYMVVGKVPFDSVTIPELQRQILAGVYPAPCGVSDELEDLLSLLMTVNPKYRPTVTEVMKHPWIKGYWKGLKNIHEEPFPVRPDPDIVDAMQYIGFQPKDIRESLTKEKFNEMSAAYYLLEEQALQREVRSTQAPTVSQVKAPFPSMDAGATSCLKIKRSGSAPILGRSVWPPSIGQVPAYGQKVRQRAGRRSTGHGLVFRPNQMTPTQDQHHIRAMSFPCMLSTSSISEESVSEKREENLSHSALAEAKPICSRGWRRGIMRWTRRVGNAIRTLCCCIPSRKTPRLGQRRVSPQK encoded by the exons ATGCCTGGGAATGAGCCCACAGGGACCGAGAGTTTCAGTGGGAGGACATCTAGTGATTCCTGGAGCAGCTGCAGCATCCAGGACACATGGAACGACAGTGGAG GTTCCACTAGTAGTGATTCAATGCCTGCACATATTGAAGAGGAGTTACCACCTCCCAGCCCTCAGCCGAGTAACCCTGAGGACCGAGAGTTGTACTCCCAATATAATGTTGTAAGAACTATAGGACATGGGACTCACGCCAAAGTTCTCCTGGCCCAGCACCGGCTCACAGGCACACCTGTGGCCATCAAAGTTCTTGCAAAGAACAAGCCCTGGTTTCAGCCAGCCATGGAGGAGACCAATATAATGAAAAAGATCAAACACCCCAATATTGTCTCACTTCTCCAAGTGATTGAGACTAAAAAAAGGGGATACCTCATCATGGAACTGGTTGAAGGCCAAGAACTTTATGAATACATAAAAAATTCTGGCCACATAGAGGAGGATGAAGCCCgacaaatatttttacaaatactgTCGGCAGTGAGCTACTGCCACAGACATGGGATAGTGCATAGGGACTTAAAACCTGATAATATCATGATTGATAACAAGGGGAGCATCAAAATAATCGACTTTGGGCTTAGTACCCAAGTCAAACCCGGAGATTTGTTGGACGAGCCCTGTGGTGCTTACGCTTTTGGTGCTCCTGAGTTATTCCTCTGGGAAAGATATGATGGCACAAAAAGTGACCTATGGGCTTTAGGAGTGATATTATATTACATGGTTGTTGGAAAGGTCCCATTCGACTCAGTCACCATACCTGAGCTGCAAAGGCAGATACTGGCAGGTGTATACCCCGCCCCCTGTGGGGTGTCCGACGAGCTGGAAGACCTGTTGAGCCTCCTAATGACAGTAAACCCCAAATATAGGCCGACAGTCACAGAAGTAATGAAGCATCCCTGGATAAAAGGCTACTGGAAAGGATTAAAAAATATTCACGAGGAACCGTTCCCTGTCAGACCAGATCCTGACATTGTAGATGCGATGCAGTATATTGGGTTCCAACCAAAAGATATTAGAGAatcactcactaaagaaaaatttaatgaaaTGTCGGCTGCATATTATTTACTAGAAGAGCAGGCTCTCCAGAGGGAAGTCCGCTCAACCCAGGCTCCAACAGTGAGTCAAGTTAAGGCCCCATTCCCTTCCATGGATGCTGGTGCTActtcatgtttaaaaattaagaggAGTGGAAGTGCTCCCATCCTTGGCAGATCGGTCTGGCCACCCTCCATTGGTCAAGTGCCAGCCTATGGCCAGAAGGTTAGGCAAAGAGCAGGCAGAAGATCCACTGGGCATGGCCTTGTCTTCCGGCCAAACCAGATGACACCCACACAGGACCAACACCACATACGTGCCATGAGTTTCCCCTGCATGCTTTCAACAAGCAGCATAAGTGAAGAGAGCGtcagtgagaagagagaagagaatctcTCCCACAGTGCCCTAGCAGAGGCTAAGCCCATCTGCAGCAGGGGCTGGCGCAGAGGCATCATGCGATGGACAAGGAGGGTGGGTAATGCCATCAGGACGCTGTGTTGCTGCATTCCATCAAGAAAAACACCTCGGCTGGGGCAGAGGAGAGTCTCTCCCCAGAAATGA
- the 4930488N24Rik gene encoding sperm motility kinase Y-like isoform X1: MVFYCFDYLILHFGLVKNISIFNVLWFPIFTLFLFLDVVPTCYHWLIIYTYFPFVIFCFFHQTVFEMPGNEPTGTESFSGRTSSDSWSSCSIQDTWNDSGGSTSSDSMPAHIEEELPPPSPQPSNPEDRELYSQYNVVRTIGHGTHAKVLLAQHRLTGTPVAIKVLAKNKPWFQPAMEETNIMKKIKHPNIVSLLQVIETKKRGYLIMELVEGQELYEYIKNSGHIEEDEARQIFLQILSAVSYCHRHGIVHRDLKPDNIMIDNKGSIKIIDFGLSTQVKPGDLLDEPCGAYAFGAPELFLWERYDGTKSDLWALGVILYYMVVGKVPFDSVTIPELQRQILAGVYPAPCGVSDELEDLLSLLMTVNPKYRPTVTEVMKHPWIKGYWKGLKNIHEEPFPVRPDPDIVDAMQYIGFQPKDIRESLTKEKFNEMSAAYYLLEEQALQREVRSTQAPTVSQVKAPFPSMDAGATSCLKIKRSGSAPILGRSVWPPSIGQVPAYGQKVRQRAGRRSTGHGLVFRPNQMTPTQDQHHIRAMSFPCMLSTSSISEESVSEKREENLSHSALAEAKPICSRGWRRGIMRWTRRVGNAIRTLCCCIPSRKTPRLGQRRVSPQK; encoded by the exons atggtattttattgttttgattatttaatTTTGCATTTTGGGCTGGTCAAGAATATCTCCATTTTCAATGTACTCTGGTTTCCTATTTTTACATTGTTCCTGTTTCTCGACGTAGTCCCTACATGTTATCATTGGCttataatttatacatatttcccctttgtgatattttgttttttccatcagACAGTATTTGAGATGCCTGGGAATGAGCCCACAGGGACCGAGAGTTTCAGTGGGAGGACATCTAGTGATTCCTGGAGCAGCTGCAGCATCCAGGACACATGGAACGACAGTGGAG GTTCCACTAGTAGTGATTCAATGCCTGCACATATTGAAGAGGAGTTACCACCTCCCAGCCCTCAGCCGAGTAACCCTGAGGACCGAGAGTTGTACTCCCAATATAATGTTGTAAGAACTATAGGACATGGGACTCACGCCAAAGTTCTCCTGGCCCAGCACCGGCTCACAGGCACACCTGTGGCCATCAAAGTTCTTGCAAAGAACAAGCCCTGGTTTCAGCCAGCCATGGAGGAGACCAATATAATGAAAAAGATCAAACACCCCAATATTGTCTCACTTCTCCAAGTGATTGAGACTAAAAAAAGGGGATACCTCATCATGGAACTGGTTGAAGGCCAAGAACTTTATGAATACATAAAAAATTCTGGCCACATAGAGGAGGATGAAGCCCgacaaatatttttacaaatactgTCGGCAGTGAGCTACTGCCACAGACATGGGATAGTGCATAGGGACTTAAAACCTGATAATATCATGATTGATAACAAGGGGAGCATCAAAATAATCGACTTTGGGCTTAGTACCCAAGTCAAACCCGGAGATTTGTTGGACGAGCCCTGTGGTGCTTACGCTTTTGGTGCTCCTGAGTTATTCCTCTGGGAAAGATATGATGGCACAAAAAGTGACCTATGGGCTTTAGGAGTGATATTATATTACATGGTTGTTGGAAAGGTCCCATTCGACTCAGTCACCATACCTGAGCTGCAAAGGCAGATACTGGCAGGTGTATACCCCGCCCCCTGTGGGGTGTCCGACGAGCTGGAAGACCTGTTGAGCCTCCTAATGACAGTAAACCCCAAATATAGGCCGACAGTCACAGAAGTAATGAAGCATCCCTGGATAAAAGGCTACTGGAAAGGATTAAAAAATATTCACGAGGAACCGTTCCCTGTCAGACCAGATCCTGACATTGTAGATGCGATGCAGTATATTGGGTTCCAACCAAAAGATATTAGAGAatcactcactaaagaaaaatttaatgaaaTGTCGGCTGCATATTATTTACTAGAAGAGCAGGCTCTCCAGAGGGAAGTCCGCTCAACCCAGGCTCCAACAGTGAGTCAAGTTAAGGCCCCATTCCCTTCCATGGATGCTGGTGCTActtcatgtttaaaaattaagaggAGTGGAAGTGCTCCCATCCTTGGCAGATCGGTCTGGCCACCCTCCATTGGTCAAGTGCCAGCCTATGGCCAGAAGGTTAGGCAAAGAGCAGGCAGAAGATCCACTGGGCATGGCCTTGTCTTCCGGCCAAACCAGATGACACCCACACAGGACCAACACCACATACGTGCCATGAGTTTCCCCTGCATGCTTTCAACAAGCAGCATAAGTGAAGAGAGCGtcagtgagaagagagaagagaatctcTCCCACAGTGCCCTAGCAGAGGCTAAGCCCATCTGCAGCAGGGGCTGGCGCAGAGGCATCATGCGATGGACAAGGAGGGTGGGTAATGCCATCAGGACGCTGTGTTGCTGCATTCCATCAAGAAAAACACCTCGGCTGGGGCAGAGGAGAGTCTCTCCCCAGAAATGA